In the genome of Pristis pectinata isolate sPriPec2 chromosome 25, sPriPec2.1.pri, whole genome shotgun sequence, the window TGTCTTAAGTCATGAATGTTTGGATGTCCGCTCCAGAAGCTGTGGAGCTGAATGATTGACAACATTCAGGTTTGAGATGAACAGATTTTTGTTCTACAGAGGTGTCAAGAATTATAGAGGATAAACAGAAAAGTGAAACTGAGACCAAAATCAAACCGTACATTATCTTACTCAACAGTGAAGAGCGACCTTATTCCCCCCACCTGCTCCAATTTCCTGTGTACTTATATTCTTCGAATGAATCTTATGCCTCCTTTGTTTCAAGTGATTATCTACAATAGCACTGCTTCAACTTTTCCCTGTTATGCAGCATTCAATGCTCCAATCACTTACAGGAAAAGAAACTTCTAACTTttcctcctgctcttcaaccTACAGGAAGGGGACATGCATAATCAAAGTGTAAGATGAACTTACATGGGAAAAATTGGGATCAGATCTCCCAGAAAATGTACATTCTTGACAGTTTATTTAATACCTTCTCCTGTGATTTATTATGATTATGGCCATTGCACTCTTATTTATGAAAAGCATTTGATCAATATTGTTAGGCTGTATCCTCTGATTGCCATGTGGgcattaattatatttttttgGATGTTAAAACTTCTTCATtccagaagtggtggagaatcaATTGCTGGGAGGAAAAGGTTTTCATTAACATCCAATATTAGAAAATTATGTATAAGCATGTAGATTCAAGCCCAATCTCACTAGTCGAATAATTATACTAATCAAGAATGCAGACATCAATTTCAGAATTGCAGACACATTGTATATCGTTGCCTTTCCTCATACTAAATATCATTGTATtttatggaatattgtgtatttTTGTTATAATCAAAGCAGTCTAGAGAATTCTAAACACGTTTTTGTTCTTAAAAAGATGGAAGTGTTAGGGAAATTTAGATGTTTAACCAACAAACTATAACTGTGGAgctaagacagaaaatgctggcagcactcagcaggtcaaacagaacagtagagagagaaacaaaattgacatttcaggtcaagagtccttcatcagaatgagaaAAGTAAGGAAACAAGCATATTTTAACTTGCAGCGAGAAGGAGGGTGCAGAGAACAGAGAGGATGTCTCTcctccaacccccacctccatcatctcccacccctccctttctgCAGTTTAAAACAGTTGTTTTCTCAAGTTTTCAGCTTCAAAAGGTTCTGACAATGGGCCTTCAACCAGGAatggttaactttgtttctctttccacagatgctgcctgatctgctgagtgtttgcaacatgtttcagatttccagcatctgcattttttaaaaattttcatttaccgattaagggtccttgacctgaaacgtcaaattTCTtgtcatggatgctgcctggtctactgACAACTTACAGcattttgcagtttttgttttagatacCCAGCATCTTCAATTTGTTTCACAACTATTGAGCCTTTGTGTCTTCAAAAAGAAATTTGCTGAAAAAAATATACTAAATCATTTTAACCATATTATATTGGGTTGCCATTTTATATTGACTTATAATGGTTTCCCATATGTTTTTCCTTTACTGCTAGAAAATCAAATCCCATAAGGATATTCATCCTTAAACAAGAGCAAAAAATTCCGaaaatttcagatgctggaaatctgatataaatacaaaaggtcaggtggcatccatggaaagagaagtagagttaatgtttcatcttcTATCTCAGCAAGCTACAGTCTTTtgaactcaatatcaaattctacagcTTTAGGTAGCTCACTTTGTCTGTCTTTATTGGAACTGGTTAGTCAATCTATGACATTTGTTCAGTTTCTCTCTGTTTCAGTGCAGCCTAACCTTCCTGTCATGCCCTTCAGATCTGCATTTCTcaatttttatgttcctttgtttgcttCCCCTCTCTCTAACCGCCGCCATTAACTCAATGACTGGATGACCTCATTtaaaccttatccccatggtAATCTGGCCTCACTTTATCAGAAATGTTCAGTTTGTCTTGCCcattgttcctccaacctcttTAAACTTAAAACCAAATCATTTTCTCTTATTTCACTCAGTTCTGATGGCTTCACagtctttgacctggaacattaactctttttctatttccattgaagctgcctgacctgctgtgtttttcaagcattttctttttttattataacAGATTATTTTGATCTAACACCAGGCAATTCTAATGCTATCGATAAGAAGTGATATTTGTTTACTTACGATCATCTTTCAGTTCAAGTTCAATAGGATAATGATCTGAGACTTCTTCGGTCTGTAAAGAGAATTAAATCTAAAGTCTATGTATATTGATTAAAAACACCAAAGATTTGTAATTTTCACGTTTAATCAGACTAAATGTTGCCTTTGAAACATTCTGAACATATGTTGGAAGATAGAATCATAAATTCTGATATCTTAGATTGCACATCGATCGCTATCATGTATAAACTGCTCAAGTAAAAACACATTCGATAGCTTGTAAATATTCACCGGATAATTCAATGGGAGAATTACCAAAGATGTTCTTTATGGAGAACTAGCCTCAGAGAAAAAAGCAGTTGGGTGCCTACAACTACACTTCAAAGATATCTGTAAGAGGAAGTTTGAAGTGCTGGAGATCACTATGGACAAGCAGCTGCGTAGTATTGCAGTCAATGGAACTGCAAAGTCCTCCCAAAAAGCAAAGGGAAGCAAATACTTCATGCAGAGGATAAAACAGCCCTTAAACAGCGCACAGACACAGCTTAGTCCTCCTTCAGGTGCACCAGACTCAACAGGGCCCATCATTCCAATGGGGCCTTTATAGCCATAGAAGGCACTGCTCTCCAACATTTGAAAATACcatcttcaagttcaagttcaagttactttattgtcattcacccatatgttataaaaacacatggaggaacgaaatgttgtttcccccagactcacacaacagaggacatacataaaacagaagacataataaacgcagagaaaaaaaattgtgtaagtacaaatagtgcaaaaatacggtatatacagaatacaaatttagtgcagagttagtgcaaaaccgagttggacgaagaaaatacagaactcagtgtgttgcactaattgtataaacatctTAGGCACAAGGCCATAGTCTCTTAGGGAGCTTACACTGATATAATGCACCCAAATCATCTACTGCAATCTGTATCTTTATAATTATGTTGGTAAATATTTTATAGCTTACTAGTATTTTGAGGAATTTCTATTCCAGGTTAATAAAGATGCACAATACTTTTCATTCTTACTGTATGATATGAGAGGTGATAAGCTTTCTGGAAATTGAAGGCCTTCACTGAGCCAGGAACTACGGCATCAAGCAGTCCATCTTTGGTTACAACAAACCTAAAGAATGAAAACAAAGTCATGCCAAGATCAGAAATGTAGTTGGACTAAAGCaatttttgaaatacaaaatacATGCAATACAAATATTTGAATCAATGTGCTTTGAACAATACCTGTCATaggcacagtgtgtgtgtgtactaaCAGTTGTATCTACTTCATCACCAATCAACCACTGGAATTCCTTAAAGTGACGCAACCGTATTTTGGGCCAATCTTTCTCCGTGACATAATGACAGGCTGCATTATAATCTCCAAGTATCAGAATGTTCTGTATTTTAAACCAAGAGACAACAAGGTGAGTATTATTGAATGTGTTCTACTGCTATGAATGATAAATCTTTTACTGGGGAGCAAAACTTACATGATCAAAAGTACTGAACATTGTTACATCTTTCAAAATACTTATACTTTCTTTCATAtaactaaacataaattttaaaaacttgtaggagtataatatttaaaataaaagtccagcagagggagtttcactctaataaaaacaaaattgtggaaacattcaacagatcaggaagcatctgtggaaagaaaatataACGAATATGTTtctcattccatagatgctgcctgacctgctgagtgttgctggcattttctgttttcattccacatttccagcatctgcagtttgagcTTCATTCTGTTCTACTTACATTTTAAATCACCTTAAAGTATTTGACATTAGCAAAAGATGAAACTTCAGCTATGGTGTGATGAAAGAAACCAGAGGGTTATTAATCAATTGCTCTATCCACTGTGCTATCTAGAATAGACCAGGTGTGCTATTAAAGCTGCCTTTCAATGAAATCTATACATTTCATGTAACCTAATCTCCCTTTTGGTTTGCTTTTTGGTACAGGAATGTCTGTtcagggaattaaaaaaaaactaaatggatAATTCTAATTGAACCTCTGATGTTGAGTTGGGATGGTGTTGGTCACCTGAATTACTCTTCATTCTCTGTCCCAAATACACCTAGGTGGGCAATGTTAATAGTCCCCAGGTTCTTTTGCAATTTAGATGCCAATCCACAATGAGGATTACACAACGGATCCAAAACTTCTTGAGCTTTCTCCATGCTATGTTGCACTAAATTATGTTCTTGACTCCTCTGGTGTATTTATGTCCAATTCATGATCAGTTCTTCGGCCTGATTTTGTCATATATTTATGCATACTTGTGCAATTTGGGGGTATGGCTCCCAGAAGATAGGCCCCACTTATTGGATGGTTGATCAAATCCTGATTGCTGTGTAAAAAGACGGTGACAGTCTTGGAGATCTTCAAATGGGAAAGGCTACCTTGCTTCCAtggcaacaagcaatctgccggaggaacgcAGTGTCCTGATGCAAGATTTCGACCCAGAGCATTggtaattcttttcctcccacagatgctgctcaacctgctgagttcctccagcagattgttcattgctccagattccggcatctgcagtctcttgtgtttctacctTGCTTTTGTAGTTGTCATGTTCAATATTGGCTGGACCCTGTCCTAGCTATTCTTTTGGCTTGCCtatatctcttcccccccccccccaggtctaTTAGGTCAGTGAACATGAGGACTTTTATATCTGGCTGACAAACTGATGGCCATCCAAAAATCCAACATTCCTGGAAACTCGGGTTTGTTTTTTATTTGCTGCTTGCCAACTTAATAAGTCTTGCCAAGCAATAATATATCCCAGAGGTTTGCTAGTGTTCAGTATTCCATGTGTCAGAGTAATGTGATGTAGATCTGCACCTAAAGTTCATCAACTGTCAAACTTCTGCTCTGGGTTCCATCTCAAAGGAGATGATAAGCAGGATTCTGCCTGCTTCTCTCAGGATACAAAGAAACTCAAAGCCTATGTTATGCCAAGGTCGCCCTCCTATTCTCAAACAAATGATGAGTGATGAGAAAGCTGGTCGAGGCTCAGAGAAAATGTAGACTGTATCCAAGTTATTGGGAACTTACTGCAGAACTACAGATTACTCAAAGGAAGAAACCGAAAAACGTGGAGAGTAAAAACAAAGCTGAGGTAGAAAGATTGTTCACAAAATAGTTCTGTTGaactgatggattttttttgtgcaaTTATACTGAATGCACATTTGCCACTTGACTTTGTCAGCTATACCTTTGTTTTGAAGTGTTTTCTTGCATCGGCCCAAACATCATACAACGCATCAACCTCTCTGACTGCATAACTTGGACTGGTGTGGATGGCTGCCAGAACAAAGTCCTTCACAACTGTCAATACATATTGCACCACATGTTATTTGGAAAGAGTTTGTGAAAGCTGTTTACTACTTAAATTACACTTATCAGAGGTCTCTTAAAGACAAAAGAGTATGGAACTCGCGTTATACTTAGATCTCTATTTCATCATTGGCTAAAAATGACATATAGTATCGGCTGCACTGATTTCCATGATATTGATGATTGGGAAGGGAGCACAGTGGGGGTTAGATGCTAAATGTTAACTTAACGCCAttaaccaaagacaaatttctactcCAATAAACTACTACTCCAAAGAATTGCCTCCAAGAAACATAAACTATAAGTAAAGACATAACATCAAGAAACAAGCTAAAATGAGACAGTTTCTAAAAAAGAACACAATACAATTGGTCAAGAACAACTGGGCAGTATTTCAGAACTTCTTTTTTCAAAAATTCATTGCTTTGAAAAGTATTCCATTACTATATGTAAGAGTGCATACATGCTGCTATTGTATTAATATAGCTCAAACTGAATTTGTTACAAAATATATCAGAATATATAAGAATTTATCAGAATGCAAAAATATCTATCCTAATATCCATAATTTTTGAAGAACCACATCTTGACAATAAATCCATTCAGAAGAACCTATCAATTACATTCCAGTTACATAATCAGTTTTGTAAACTAAAAACAgagttaaaacatttttaaacatccAAGTACACACCTTTGTGTCCAAACAGCTTGATTTTAAGAGCCTATCTGAAGGCTAGAAAGGAGGGACAATTGATGAAATCTTGCAATGCTTAttaattcatttgccagttttgtGGATGGGTTTTGTTTCCAACAATGTAAAAGATGGTGGTCCGGATATTCTTGAAATTCCTTGAATATCTGCATGGATTTGGCTGATTTTTGTGCAAATATCACTGGAGATGCCCCAGTAGTGCCAGGCTGCATTGTATTACACCATAGGTTAATATGGATTGGAGAGTGCAGCATCCATTGTACACATTCACTGAGTTAAGTGTGTTCCAAAACAGATATATAGTTATATACAAGAGAACCCATTCTCAGTACAATATGGAGCAACGTTTTGGAGAGTTAATATTTGACCTATCGGTTGGTAAGATGCACAGTTGTTCCCTAATCTTGCTCAGGATGAATTTGTGATCTCCAATAACTTGTCAGTTCCCTCAGTTAGAGAGAAGGCAGATCAGATGGTGGATTACTGAAAGGCCCACAAGATCATGCTAAAGAGAAATAATGTGGAAACTAGAAGCAGCCTGCCTTCCTTCTATCTCTCAAGTTATTTTCTATGAGGAAGAAAGAATACATTTTAATGAGTGAATTAAAATCCTTGCAATACCATGAAACTGCTTTCATCTATATCTAGGTGATGAAATAACagttaactttgactttgagttgtaTGGTTCATGGCTTAAAACTAGTTGAGACTTAGattataaattattaaaatcaaaacaatttgTTCTTCACAATGACTTGTTAAAAGTCAAGCCTGCAGTTGACAGGATCCTGGTACTTCTTGATATTAACATTAAACATTTTCAGCAAAAATCAGTTTTTCTGAGCACAATATTCCTCTGACAAAACTCAAACTAGTATCAAACTAGTATCACAAGGTAGTAGATTAGTTGTACTTCCAGATTAGAAGCTGGATAATAATAACAattcaaataaatttatttttatcagGCTCACCAGAATAAATTACAGTTTTAGTTAGCCAATGttttctcaaaaaaaattaaccagaTGACTAATCCTTACTTGTGGTAAGGGAGTGAAAATGCACTATAAAAGGTTCACGGATGAAAGTGTCAGTCCCACATTGTTCACACCCATCATCAAAGTGGTACCATCCCTTTGGCTTGAGAATTTTCTCTCTGTCAAAATTAGAACCCAGAGAATGAAATTCATTGAATTAAAGGGCTACTGAACATTGTAGTTCTACAATAATTTTATAAGCAGTATGTGCTTTAAATGTGGTCTGAAGATGTGTATCTGAATGCTTCCCAATAGCATTTTCAAGCAGCAAAATCTAAATTTCACTCCTATTTTTGCTTCATGTTTCATTGGTTCTGCTCTGTAACTATATTGAATTTGTATTATATCTGCTGGAGTTGAATAGCTACTGAacccatggagtcatagagtagtttggcccaactagtctatgccaaccaagatgcccatctaagctagtcccatttgcctgtatccctctaaacccttcctatccacgtacctgtccaactgtcttttaaatgttattgtacctgtatcaatcctctggcagcttgttccatatatgcatcaccctctgcgtgaagaagttgcccctcaggtctcttttaaaaaatctttcctctctcaccttaaacctatgccctctggtttttgattcccttttcctgggaaaaagactgtgtgcattcaccctatttctgcccatcatgattttatacagctctatacaatcacttctcagtctcctatgctccaaggaataaagtcctagtctgcacaacctctccctataacttgaattctagcaacattcttgtaaatgttcttggcactctttctagcttaataatgtccttcctataataagataactaaaactgtgcacaactCCAGTAGATATAATACATATGCAATATATTGTAAGCTACCCACAATGGATTGAACCAGAATCACTGACAAAATGTTTCAAGGTATACATTTTGTGAAACTTCACTCAGAATTGAATAGCCATTGAGTGCTGAATATTTTGTGCATATTTACATCATGGAAGAGTCCATCAATGTTCTTTATTGCTCAttcttaattgcccctgagaagatggtggtgaatcccCTTCTTGACAACGAACTGGCTTGTGAGCTTACTTTATAAGGCAATTataaatcaaccacattgctgtggaaaTGTGGTTCTATATGTGCTAGATCGGTtaagaacattaatgaaccagataggTCTTTATGATTATCTGGTTGTCTCATGCCCAACAATAATCACGttatttattccagattatttaattaaaaacttCAAATCTCCTGCTGCCAGCATGAGATTTGAATTTCTGTCAATGATTGATAAATCTGCAAGATTTTAGTCTAGTTAGTTACTATCCCTGAAACTGTCAACATTAATATTAAAAGGTACAATATAATTTTGTTTAGAACTTGTTACAGCCAGAAAAGCCATGATTTTTAGTATACaaacatttttaatgtatttttgtcaCAgcgtcatacaacacagaatcaggccctttggtgcaccatgaccatggcaaccatcaagtacccatctctaATACATTTATCTATACTGAAGTGTCTTTGGAATTGTTGATTCCAAAAAATTTTTTTATCTAAAAATCAGTCAATACAGTCACCCTAAAGTAACTATTAAGTGCCTGAAGAATAACATGATGAGAAAAATGAGCAATTGTTTTAAATCaacaaataatatattttttaaatcctAAATTATCCCACTGAT includes:
- the LOC127583046 gene encoding deoxyribonuclease-1-like; this translates as MEFHVMLIVIGCFLQGSQGLKIAAFNIQRFSQAKVDDPVTLDILIRILQRYDLITIEEVMISDNTAITNLVEKLNRATHLNYNYIISDYLGRSSYKEKYAFVYKEKILKPKGWYHFDDGCEQCGTDTFIREPFIVHFHSLTTIVKDFVLAAIHTSPSYAVREVDALYDVWADARKHFKTKNILILGDYNAACHYVTEKDWPKIRLRHFKEFQWLIGDEVDTTVSTHTHCAYDRFVVTKDGLLDAVVPGSVKAFNFQKAYHLSYHTTEEVSDHYPIELELKDDPYSPDFYYETGQTIGISGGTSGGPCDCKGVDMSSCAGRCGAYSQSFPCSCTASCSRYEDCCADFDKYC